A region of the Trueperaceae bacterium genome:
GCCCATGTAGCCAATTCCAAATGCCTCAATTTTCCATTTGGGGCAAACCAGGTTTCTTGATCAAATATTTCGTGACCAGCCGCTACTGCCAAAGAAAGACCTGTAACAAACCGATAGGCTCCCTGAGTGGCTGCAGCACGGACATCCATTCCCGCCTCACGCAACCTCCTGATTACAGAAGGGGTTTTGATAGCTGCGACCCCTCCCGTGGCAGCCACCAATACCTTAAGTGCCATCGCCCCGGTCAGTTTTCCTCGGAATTACCGAAAACTTCATCCGCTCGCCGATCTTGCTGATTAAGGCGACGCAGCTCATCTTCACTGGGCAAATCTTCACCCCACACTATTTCCTTCTCTAGTTCTAGCTCCCGCATCGCTATGGTAACTGTATTGCTTGTGCGCGGCAGGTCTTCCTCCTCAAGTGTAGATGGTATACCTCCCTTAATTTGCGCTGCCCTACGAGCAGTAATAACTGAAAGGCGGTACCGGGAATCCGTCAAAGACATTAATTTATCAAAACCATCGAGAACCATAAAAACTCCTTTTTCCAGGGCCTTAACAGGCCGGGAAAGAAACCGACTCACTAGTGGGTCAACAGGATATTATACGGCACACGGCAGACACCGCCAAGTTTGAGAGATTACTTGAATTTCCCCTAAGAAACTTCCGAACTGTTCCTAAATCATTCTCTCAGCTTTTTGGCATTCAGCCCGAATAATCGCAGAGAATTCTTTGACAGCTTCCAAGAGGCTATCGTTAACAACGAGATAATCAAACTCTCGGGCAGAGTTAATTTCTTCCCTTGCCCTTTCTAGCCTTTTAGCAATCTTTTCTTCAGTGTCCGTTCCTCGACCACGTAACCTACGCTCTAGCTCTGAAAGGTTTGGGGGAGCCACAAAAATCATTACTGCGTTTGGCATAGCTCTCTTTACCTGTCGCGCTCCATGAAGTTCCAGTTCTAATAAAACATTCTTTTGGCTTTTTAGTGCACTGGAAACCCGATGAGTAGGAGTACCATAATAATCACCAACGTACTCTGCATATTCTAGGAATTCACAGCATTTAATCATTTCTTCAAACTTCGCCTTGGTGAGGAACAGGTAATCCCGACCGTCTACTTCATTTTGTCGACGTTTACGTGTAGTCGCTGAAATCGAGTAAACGAGGTTAGGAAACTCAGGTAATACTTCCCGTCGAATGGTATCTTTGCCAACTCCAGAAGCCCCAGTCATAACGAACAAGATGCCGTTTTTCCTAATCACGGCATCTCCTTTAGAGGGGTTTCAGTAAATTCCATAATCCCAGAAATGTACCATGTACGTAGCCCCCGTAATCCTTGCAACGTTCGTGGTAGAGTGAACGCCCAGGGGCTAGGGTGGACCAAATGCAAACCAAGTATATCTTCATTACTGGGGGAGTTGTTTCCTCGCTTGGCAAAGGGATCACAACTTCTAGTCTCGGCGCTTTACTCCGATCCCGGGGTTATCGTGTTACAGCTCTCAAAATTGACCCTTATATCAATGTGGACGCTGGTACCATGCGACCGTATGAGCATGGAGAGGTCTTTGTAACTGATGATGGGGCAGAAACCGATCTTGATATTGGAACCTACGAACGATTTCTCGATGTCGACCTAGCTCGCCAGAATAATGTTACCACCGGCCAGGTGTATTTAAGCGTTATTGAAAAAGAACGAGAGGGACAATATCTTTCGCAGACAGTACAAGTAATTCCTCACGTTACCGACGAGATAAAGGAACGAATTACTGCTATGGCTAGTCACGAAAATCCAGAGATTGTTCTTGTTGAGGTCGGTGGTACTGTCGGAGATATAGAGTCCCTTCCTTTTCTGGAGGCCATAAGGCAACTTAGATTTGAGATTGGGCAAGAAAACTCCCTGTACATACATGTGACTCTAATGCCTTTCCTTGGGACAAGCGAAGAATACAAGACAAAACCGACCCAGCACTCAGTAGCAACTTTACGAGGTGTGGGCATTCAACCGGATGGGTTAGTCCTTAGATCGAAAACTCCAGTACCTGAGGAATCTCGCAAAAAGATCGCGTTGTTTGCAAATGTCGAAGTACCAGGAGTATTCAATGCCTATGATGCTGATTTCGTTTATGCAGTACCTGAAATGCTTGAACAACAAGGCATAGGTCGCTTTGTAGAAAGTCGCCTCCGCCTCGATCCGGTGACGCCAGAATTACGGGGATGGCGGGAAGCCGTTCAGGTTCTTCGTAACCCTTTTTCTACAGTAAATATAGGAGTTGTCGGGAAGTATGTGGCCATGCCAGATGCTTATCTCAGTTTAATGGAAGCTTTAAAGCATGCTGGGATTGTTAATGACTCGGAAGTTGAAATACATTGGTTAGATGCCGAAAACTTAGTCGAAGAGCCATTAGATTTCCTAAAGTCTTTTCACGGTATTTTGGTACCAGGCGGCTTCGGTGTACGCGGCATTGAAGGTAAAGTGCGAGCCTCCCAATTTGCGCGGGAGCATGGGGTCCCGTTTCTAGGAATTTGCCTTGGAATGCAAGTTGCGGTCATCGAATATGCCCGGAATGTATCAGGACTTACCGGGGCTAACTCTACTGAGTTTGACCCTTATACTCCCTTCCCAGTAATTGGACTCATGCCCGAACAATTAGAGATACAGGGTTTGGGTGGCACTATGCGCCTCGGTAGTTGGCCAATGCAAATCTTAAAGGAAACATTGCTGGAAGCCCTCTACCACTCGGAAGGTGAGCATGTTGTTTACGAACGCCACAGACATCGCTACGAAGTAAACCCAGAATACGTAGCTAGCCTTAAAAATGCTGGTTTAGTAATTTCAGGTATCACGCCGGGAATGAAAGGACGAGGCGAAGGCCTTGTAGAGGCTATCGAATTACCTGACCACCCATTTTTTGTTGGCCTACAGTCCCATCCCGAGTTCAAATCAAGGTTAATGAACCCCAGTCCACCTTTCCAAGGTTTCATCAAAGCTGCCTGCGTGCGAGCTCAAGTTTCTACTGATCTCGAGACCCCAGTGTGAAACAACCTCAGCTGGTAACGCTGAGTACTACTAGCAAAAAGAGCTCCTTTTGGCGTAAATCAAGATTTACCTCGCTGTTAGCAAAACAGTGTTGCCGCTGGATCATACTTACGACATGTATAGGACAAATTTTCTTTTTCAAACTGAATATCTCACAAAGCTTTCTTTGGCAAGAAACTAGGTCTTGAAGTAAATGTTGAAACGTCTACTCTGGGGCATCACTGTGCTAAGTCTTATACCGGCCATGTTTCTTGTTATCCGCAGAGGTCAATCTGAGCACCGGCAATTAATGGTGTCTATTGTCATGGATGAACAAGCCCTAGCAGAACAAGCTAATCTGCTTGGGACAACTAGCTTCAACCTAGCCCTTCGTTATCAAAAGTTAGGTCTGAACGGAATAGCTCTTTACGAGGATACTGTCGAGTCTTTAGTCTTAAAAGGCCGTGTGGGCATTATGCTTGGTCATGAGGTCAAATTACTAGATGTAGGAAACAATACCCTCTCAACTGAGATATCACCGAACAGTACCCTCTTAACTGAGATAGAACCCGGCTCCCTGAGCAATTTACTTCTCCAGAATTACCCAAAGCCCCTCGAACTACAGATTGACCAAAGAACTTGGTACGTGTACCCAGGAAACGACATGATGTCACGCCCTGCTGGGTATAATCTCTCTGAAATTAACCGCTGGTCTGAAGCTAACTTCGACATAGCCTATAGGCCCCGAAACTTCCCAAATTTAACCGTGGAACAATCAGGGTTTCCCGAAAAGGCCAAGTACCTAATCTATGTCACCGGAGTAGTGGGTCACCCCAATCACCTAGAAAAGACTGTGCTTGCGTCACAAAATTACCTGACAGCAATTATCGAGGGAACTGAACAGCCCGGCATGAATACTATTTTTTCTAAAGTTCCTATTGTGCGGCTCCTAAGCTTTAATCAGGAATATCTTAATCGGCGGCTTCTTCCAGACCAGGTTGTTGCCAAATATCTTCTAGCGGCAAACGAACGTGGAGTAAAACTCCTTTATTTGCGCCCTTATACAGAGGGACACTTTGGCGACATGGTGGAGAATACTGAAAGCCTTATCGGTAACCTCCGTCAGTCGGTGGAAAATGACGGCTTTCAGGTTGGGACCTTATCAGCCAATGTCATTAAATATAATCCTGTTGAGTGGTTGCGAACCCTTGCTGGCATAGGAGTACTTGCTAGCCTGGTCCTTCTTGCACTTCTCTACCCTGGAATTTGGGGCCCAACTATCTCCTTAACTGTTCTCGGTGCAGGCATTGCGATTGGCGGCCTTGATTGGGGTGCTCTTGCCCTAATAGCCGCCCTTACATTCCCTGTACTAGGTTACACGTATATACGAGACCACTTAACAAGTGTAGGTCTAGCTACCCTAGTTAGCCTTTCTGGCGTTGTACTCATGGTGGCCGTTGGTAGTGACCATGATGCGATGTTAGCGGTTAAACCTTTTGCCGGTGTTGGTGCGACGCTCATCGTGCCACCATTACTATTTATTTTCCACTATGCCCTTCGTTTTAAACCAGCAGCTGGCTGGGTAAAGACTATCTGGACCTATCAACCACGTGTTGGGGACTTAATCGTCTTTACTTTGGCAATTATTGCTCTGATGGTTGTGTACCTGCGTCGTGGAAACTTCCCCTTGATCGGGGTTAGTAACTTTGAAGTATCGGTACGGGATTCGTTATCCGGCCTATTTGTTCGACCTCGCTTTAAAGAAATAATAGGGCATCCTCTTGCGGTGCTCGGACTCACCAACAAAGGATGGTCTATTGGGGTGCGTGGTGGCCTTATGACTGGTGGCGTAATTGCCCAAGCTAGCATCCTTAATAGCTTTAGTCATTACCACACTCCACTCTTAATCTCGCTCCAAAGATCAATCTTAGCTTTAGTCTTAGGAATAGCTCTAGGGTTAGCCCTAACTCCGATCATCAAACTCCTCGCGCGCCTCATAAGCTTCTGGCTCCGAGATGCAGAGCCTGAAGCGCAGTGTTGACTACAAGCTAGCTTATGAAACTACTGTTAAGCGGTTATTACGGATTCGGAAACATAGGTGACGAAGCCATTCTTGCGGGTATACTTACCAGTCTCAAGGGTCGCCATGAGATTACTGTTTTATCTAACGACCCACGGTCTACATCCTATCTGCACAAGGTAAAAGCTGTCCACAGATACTTAGGAGCACTAAAGGCCTTATTCGAATGTGACGTACTTATCTCTGGCGGAGGGGGGCTCCTACAGGATGCGACAAGCCGGAGAAGCTTGATCTATTATTTGGGCCTCATAAGATGGGCACGCAAGCTTGGCAAGCGGACCATTATCTTCGGACAGTCCCTTGGGCCGCTGAGCAACCAAGGCCTTAAGGCAATACAGAGAGAACTCCGGGGCATACCAACGGCTGTCCGAGACATTCAATCTCGTAAACTGCTAGCAGACTTAGGTATTCACGCTGAATTGACCGCTGATTCTGCATTGCTCCTTTTTAATCCTCTCCTTAAAAATATTGCAAGACCGAGCTCTCAGATAAGCCCAATCCTTCTAGTCCCTCGAGGGGGTCATTCAGATCTTACAGAAGTTCTAGCAGCCGTCGGGTCAAAGCTAGCTGCTGATGGCATTCCACTCGCTACATTAGCTCTCCACTCGAAACAAGATACCCCGGAAGTAGTCCTTCTACGCGAGCAAGTGCCCAACCTTGCACTTTGGTCAGCTAACAATCATTGGGAAGCTTTAAACAAGATTTCTTCAGCTGGTTTCATCATCTCGACACGTCTTCACGGTCTGATTTTAGCGGCGGTTGCTAATCGGGGATTTGCTGGACTAGTATATGACCCAAAAGTTGCTGGGTTTCTTAGTGAAGCTGGCGCCCCGGCCTTTCACCGTCCTATCGATTTAGACAGCCTTTTATTACTTGCCCACAATCGCCCCAAACCCCTACCTGAAAACCTATCTACCTTGACTCAAAGGGCCCATGCTGGAATCCGATGGCTCGAGAAGATGATCTCTGCTCCCTCAACTACAAGAGGCGATAAAGGCCCGAGCATAGTTCCATGAAACGATTAGCAGCTCTTCTGACACTTTTATTTTCGCTACTCTTCGTAAATGCGGTAGGGACACAAGAACCTTTTGAGAAAATGTACGAACTGCTTAACCGGGGTTACTATAATTCTGCGATACAGATCAATGGCCCAGCACTAATACGTACCTTTCCTAATCACTCCGAAGCTCACTATCTATTTGCTTACGCTCTGTACTTTGCGAACCATCCATTAGAATCGCGGGAGGAACTCAACCTTGCGACTCAGCTTAAACCCGATAGCGATCCTCGTTTCTACCATTTAGACGGTCTTATCGCTGCTACAGAAGGTAACGAAGAGGTAGCTCTCACAATGCTCCGGGCCGCTTTCGACGGTGCTAAAACTTATAAATATGCGATGGACTGGGGAAGAATAGCTTGGGAATCAGGTTCGTATGAAGAGGCTCTTGAAGCCTACGAAAACGCGGCTCAAACTCAATCAGGTCATAAAGAGCCCTGGCCTAAGCTCAACAGAGGTAGGATACTTTCCTATCTAGGCCGCCATGTTGAAGCTATTCAAGCCTTCCATGACTCCATAAAATTATTAGAAAAAAACGATCTGGGTAACCAGCGTTCCCTACTAGCCTATGTCGAAGCATACTTTCGACTTGGCCTGACCCACGAAATACTCGGTAACATTAGTGAAGCTAATGCCTACTACCAGTCCGCACATTCCGGTGACCCTATGTACGAACCTGCACTCGAAGCTATAAATCGTCTGAACTCCAAATCAACACAGCCTTGATCAAATCCTTAATTGGTAATTTTGCGTGAATCATTCAGTTCGATTCAAAAAATCGAAAGCTAATCGTGACCACCCCTCAAGCCGCTCTTGCTGCTTTCTTACCGTGTTCCATTCCACAAGCTGCCCAGCTAACTTTTCAGTCTCACGAACTCGTACATCTTCGAAAGTATGGACTCGATAGAGCAACCCGGTGTGAACTAAACTAACTGAACCTTCGCTACTGTGAATAAGGCCCAACACCTTACTACAATAAGCGCCAATATATAGTTCTTCTTGTAGCTCACGAATCAGCCCTCCTTCAAATAGATCCCTGGCGTTCGGGTGATTGGAGGGATTGATATGACCTCCCAAACCGATTGATAGTCTGTCGTGTAAGCGCGTCTCCGTGCCCGCACGGAGACGCTCCACCAATAGGATCCTGTCCTGTCTTGTCACGACTGCGTAAGGG
Encoded here:
- a CDS encoding NUDIX hydrolase; protein product: MSELVYCVAATELAKPREAVIPLDETEYNRLLEVGEFRIRDEVEEDPYWRQIIPYAVVTRQDRILLVERLRAGTETRLHDRLSIGLGGHINPSNHPNARDLFEGGLIRELQEELYIGAYCSKVLGLIHSSEGSVSLVHTGLLYRVHTFEDVRVRETEKLAGQLVEWNTVRKQQERLEGWSRLAFDFLNRTE
- a CDS encoding guanylate kinase, which translates into the protein MTGASGVGKDTIRREVLPEFPNLVYSISATTRKRRQNEVDGRDYLFLTKAKFEEMIKCCEFLEYAEYVGDYYGTPTHRVSSALKSQKNVLLELELHGARQVKRAMPNAVMIFVAPPNLSELERRLRGRGTDTEEKIAKRLERAREEINSAREFDYLVVNDSLLEAVKEFSAIIRAECQKAERMI
- the pyrG gene encoding CTP synthetase (CTP synthase; cytidine triphosphate synthetase; catalyzes the ATP-dependent amination of UTP to CTP with either L-glutamine or ammonia as the source of nitrogen; in Escherichia coli this enzyme forms a homotetramer), coding for MQTKYIFITGGVVSSLGKGITTSSLGALLRSRGYRVTALKIDPYINVDAGTMRPYEHGEVFVTDDGAETDLDIGTYERFLDVDLARQNNVTTGQVYLSVIEKEREGQYLSQTVQVIPHVTDEIKERITAMASHENPEIVLVEVGGTVGDIESLPFLEAIRQLRFEIGQENSLYIHVTLMPFLGTSEEYKTKPTQHSVATLRGVGIQPDGLVLRSKTPVPEESRKKIALFANVEVPGVFNAYDADFVYAVPEMLEQQGIGRFVESRLRLDPVTPELRGWREAVQVLRNPFSTVNIGVVGKYVAMPDAYLSLMEALKHAGIVNDSEVEIHWLDAENLVEEPLDFLKSFHGILVPGGFGVRGIEGKVRASQFAREHGVPFLGICLGMQVAVIEYARNVSGLTGANSTEFDPYTPFPVIGLMPEQLEIQGLGGTMRLGSWPMQILKETLLEALYHSEGEHVVYERHRHRYEVNPEYVASLKNAGLVISGITPGMKGRGEGLVEAIELPDHPFFVGLQSHPEFKSRLMNPSPPFQGFIKAACVRAQVSTDLETPV
- a CDS encoding DNA-directed RNA polymerase subunit omega; protein product: MVLDGFDKLMSLTDSRYRLSVITARRAAQIKGGIPSTLEEEDLPRTSNTVTIAMRELELEKEIVWGEDLPSEDELRRLNQQDRRADEVFGNSEEN
- the csaB gene encoding polysaccharide pyruvyl transferase CsaB — its product is MKLLLSGYYGFGNIGDEAILAGILTSLKGRHEITVLSNDPRSTSYLHKVKAVHRYLGALKALFECDVLISGGGGLLQDATSRRSLIYYLGLIRWARKLGKRTIIFGQSLGPLSNQGLKAIQRELRGIPTAVRDIQSRKLLADLGIHAELTADSALLLFNPLLKNIARPSSQISPILLVPRGGHSDLTEVLAAVGSKLAADGIPLATLALHSKQDTPEVVLLREQVPNLALWSANNHWEALNKISSAGFIISTRLHGLILAAVANRGFAGLVYDPKVAGFLSEAGAPAFHRPIDLDSLLLLAHNRPKPLPENLSTLTQRAHAGIRWLEKMISAPSTTRGDKGPSIVP